DNA sequence from the Ovis canadensis isolate MfBH-ARS-UI-01 breed Bighorn chromosome 2, ARS-UI_OviCan_v2, whole genome shotgun sequence genome:
GTTTCAGGTGTGTGTTAAATGTACTTATTCAGAATAATTTCTCTTCCCACACCACCAAGGTTGTTCTGTTCTACATATGTCATCTCACTTCTGATGAGACTAAACTGATACTGAGTAATAgttgttttaaaaaagtttaactcACTTTAGTTCATCAGTGTAAATCAATGTGGAGTAAAAAATTGAGTTTTCCTCCTTTTAACTGTCCTGTATTGTGAAGGGATGCTGATTGTTAAAAGCAGGTTTACTCACCCTTTTCAGAGTCCCTCCTGGTCCCTGGGTgggctgtgtgcatgtgtgtgttggaGGTGGGGCAGGGTCGTGAGGATACAGAGAACAAGGCTGAGGCCCCTGCACAGTTCCCAGGGCACAGATGGTGTGGGGTCACTGTCTGGCCCCTCCACGGGTTTGATGGTggctctcctccctgcctctctggtGATGGGCCATCAGCTGCGCACACTCATTTCTTCTCTGTGTCTTGCCTTCACTCTACTCCTGGTCCATGACTGCGGAGTGGTTGGGGCTTTATCTCTGCCTGGAACCTGgatgagtgacttctcttttggGACATCTGGGTTAGGCTTGTACGGAGCATAGAGTTTTCATTTGACTTCCTTTGGGTGGAAACCAAACCGCCTCTGAGtctctgtttgttttcttggCAGCTCTTCCACTGGGTCCTCCAGCCGCGTCTCGCAGAAAACCAGCAGGATGGCTGCAAACAAGAGTAAGAGCCAGAGCTCCCTGGCCCTTCACAAGGTGATCATGGTTGGCAGTGGAGGGGTTGGCAAGTCGGCCCTGACTCTGCAGTTCATGTACGATGAGGTAAGACACGCCAGCACACGCTGCCTCCCCACCGGGTCTCCTGTTGCCCCATCCCTCGTGTTCCTGTTCCCCCGTGCGCATTAGAGTCATGGGGTAAATTATGTTACAGTGGCTTCTGAACAGCTTTCCAGCAGGTTCTAACCAGAGTAACCTCTGCACTGCTGATGTTAGGTGATGATTTCAGCTCTGGCACAGGGTATTTGGGGTCCCTGCTCCCATTATGCCCATGATTGAATTATGACAGGAGCATAGGGGGCGCCTTTGCACAGGTGTATCTGAAGAGTGAGCCAGGTGCTTAGCTTTGTGACCGTTGATCTGGGGGACATACTGACAGTGAGAGAGGAGTTGTCGTTAAGAAATTCATCTTTTCTCAAGTGACAGACATCACGTGTGCGCTAGTTGTCCCATTGGTCAGGGTAAAGTTCCAAGTTTCCATCACTTTCTGAGTGTAACGGCGCTGGTGCAAGTCCAGTGTGACAACACAGGCTTGATTCCTGTGGCAGCAAGTGTCCTTGCTTGATGGCCACTTGCTGGTCCTGCAGCAGAGCCCCCAGACCAGAGTTTGAGCCTCGAGGCCTCTTGCCGGCAGTGTGTTTGTGTGACACATGATTTCCAGAATTTGTAAGCGAAGATACTGTCACCACAGTCAGTTAAGATCATCCTCTCTTTTCACTAGACTCTGACCCCCTGTCCAGCCGCCTCCTGTGTAGCGTGGGGTTGGGTGGCCGTGACATTTTGGGATATGGCTGAGGGAAGTGAGATTAAGGATACACCTAGCAGAGGACCAGTGAGGCACATTTGTGTGGTCTGGAATCACTGGGCTTGTGGTTGGATTATCAACAGCTGTCCCAGTGTCTGCTGCCCACCAGGATTATTCCTACCGCCCACCTGATTCAACCTGGCATCGTGATGGGAGGTGCGGGGCCAGGGGTATGTCCTGGCACGAGTGTGTCCAATGCAGCAGGCACAGAAAGTGTGTGGGAAGCAGAGGAGGAATGGGCTCGAAACATGGAGTCAGAAACTGGCCTGGAAGATTCTTCCAGATCTTACAGCCTCTTACAAGGAAGATGGATAGAGGTCGCTAAAATTTGCCAAGAGTCCTCAAACCTTCATTACTAAAAGTGTCACGTAGTTGTGAAGTTGTAAACCATCATCAAAGGGAAACTTAGATCAACTATGCTAGAAGAAAGACTACATGAGTTTTTAATGCTCTATAGGAAATATTTCAGGATCACTGGCATATGACAAGATAGTTCAAGCATATCCAGCAAGTGTATACAACATAGGACAGTATTCTAGAGGTATGCCAGACAGTTAATTAACAAGATTGTTATTGTACTAGATTTGGGGAGTCAGTGGTATTTGTAGTGTTGCTGTGTAATAAATTACCATACATTCGGCAGCTTCAAACTATACACAGCCATCACTTCCAGTTTCCAGGGGTCAGGGGTGTAGCCTGGCTGAGCTGAGGGCACTGCCTAGGGTCTCAGGCTGCAGGGAGGGTATCCAGCTTCCTGCCAGCTCGCTGGCTGTTGGCAGATGCAGTATGGCATGCTTGGCTCCTGGAAGTTGCCCCTAGTTCTCTGTTGTGTGGTCCATTCCGCAGACAACTCTTCCCCAGCCAGCAGGCAAATCTCTGGTAGTTTAGACAGATCCTCCTACATAGAAATGTAGTCATGAGGTCATTTCATCACAGCTGCCATATTCTTTTGGTTCGAAGCCAGTCTCGGGGTCCCCTACAGTCAAGGGGAGAATGTCACACAAAGGACTCCGACGGTGGGTTCACCagagtatttttacttttaataaaatgtataatgaattgtgattccttttctcctttgagataatcatttttgtatttaatattatgtatgtgattttgtatttgtttctttaaagagTGCCCTTCAGTGAATGAGCTTCAGACCAAAACCTCCATCACCTCCTGAGTCATACTCCCCTGAACCTTATCATGAGAaactttttgtttgtgtttttgcatgaccaatttcttttttttaaattgaagtatagttgatttataatgtgttgatttctgctgtacagcagagtgattcaattctacatatattctttttcatattattctccattatggtttatcacaggatattgagtatagttccctgtgctgctatacagtaggaccttgttttttatccatcctatatataatagtttgcatctgctaatcccaaactcccagcctATCCCTCCCCAAGCCCGCCTCCCCCGTGAAAACCACAGGTCCattctatttctgtgagtctgtttctgtctcataGATGAGCtcatttgtgtcgtattttagattccacctaagAGCGATATCATAtggtcttcctctttctctttgtgacttcacttggtgtgataatgtctaggtccatccatgttgctgcacgtggcattatttcatcctcttctatggctgagtaacagtccACTCTAcatgtgtatcacatcttctttacccattcgtcagtggatggacatttaggttgcttccgtgtcttggctattgtgaatagtgctgctgcaAACAAagaggtgcatgtgtctttttgaagtaTTGTCTTgtctggatacatgcccaggagtgggactgcctgatcatgtggcagttctatttttagtttccagAAAAACCTCCATAGTGTTccccatagtggttgcaccaatttacattccccccaccaacagtgttggagaaggcaatggcaccccactccagtactcttgcctggaaaatcccatggacggaggaccctggtaggctgcagtccatggggtcgccaagagtcggacacgactgagtgacttcactttcacttttcacttttcactttcatgcattggagaaggaaatggcaacccactccagtgttcttgcctggagaatcctagggacggtggagcctggtgggctgctatctatggggtcgcacagagttggacacgactgaagcgacttagcagcagcagcaccaacagtataggaaggttctcttttctccataccctctccagcatttgtataCTTTTGTTTCTGacacttgcttttatttattatatactaGAGGCTAACCTAGGGAAATATAGCAGAATCTCTTTAATTTACCCACAACATTTTTGCATGAGAGAGGCAAATCTCAGGATCTGCTATGGAAGTCTATGTTTTTGCTTAAAAATGTAATTTGCTTCCTAAAGACTCCTTATTTTTCTTGTGTAACAGAGGCTAGGGAAGAAGAGATGGTGAGGAGAGGAATTAAGATTCCTTAAGGAGAAGGGGTTAGAGGAGCAGCTATTAGTGGAGATGAAGGAGGGGATTCTGTGCCCCCTCCTAACTCCGAATAATGGGCGGTGTCTGGAGCTGTTTGCACCCACTGGGTAGAGGGCGGGACTGCTGCCAAACACGCACAGGAGACCCCATACGGGGAATCATCCAGCCTAAATAGTAGGCCATGCCAGAGACAGCTCAGTGTGGGGAGGTTCCTTTACCACATGGGTGACTGAGGGGCCCTGGATGCTGGGTTCTTTGCAACTGAGCCACCTTTTTAATCCTCAGCCTAATGTATGTAAAGACTTTTAGCTATTTGCTTTGCTGATAAGTGAGGTTGGCAATGGGGAGATTTTGGTGGCAACTGCTTTGAGACTTCTGGCAGTGGCTGGTAGTCAGCTTGTGGCTCAGGACGAAGCTCATGTTCTCATAATGAGCACTGTTCCCTGGCACTGAGGCGCCTCCATGCAGCCACATGGGGACATGTGGACTCCAGGGTCAGAGGACTCAGTGGAACTCCTGCTGCATTTATCCTTGAAAGTTTAGAAATAAGCAGCTGAGGGGCTTTACAGTGGTGTTGAGTTCATACTGGGTGTTGGGGTGGTTTTTTTGAGGTAGTCATATATTTGTCCCTTTGGAAAGATGTTAACAGGAGGATACTGCTATGAAGCATGGgcaaattttcatattttctctattttaagatTGTTATATGAGTATAAGAGAAATTAATActaaaacttttattaaaatcatttgGATTAATAGCTGTTGATTGATAACACAAGGCTTGTTTTCAGTGTTCTGCAAAGGGGTCCATCAGTTCATGTtgatattttcaatttcatttcttaGTAATTCAGCTGCTTCGGGTCtgcgttgtggcatgtgggctctagagcttgggctcagtagttgcggcacacaagcctagttgctctgcggcatgtagggtcttcctggacctgggattgaaccatgtcctctgtgttggcaggagggttcttaatcgctggaccaccagggaagtccctcaattcgatttttaaagattttaaaaattatagctttaTGAAGAATTCATGTACCATGAAACTCACCCTTTAAACTGAACCACTGAGCGATTTTTAGGATATTCACACGggtgtgcagccatcaccatgaTGTAATTGTGGAACATACTTTTCACCTCAAAAAGTGCCCCCTGCACAGTAGCAGCCATTCCTCATTATCGCCCCCCACCCCGAGGCTGGCagctactttctgtttctgtggagGTGCTGTTCAGGACATTCTATATACATGGAGTTGGTATGTGACCTTTATGCTGTTTTTTTCAAGGAGCATCACCTTTCGAATGTTCATCCAGTGTTACAGTTGTAtcactgtttcatttcttttctaaaaaattgcagtataattcacataccataaaattgacccttttaagtgtacaattcagcggtttttaaagtctatttacaaaactgtgcaaccattaccacttatgtaattccagaaagttcccatTCCCCTCAAAGAAATCTAACACCCACTGGCCgccaccctccaccccctcccGCAGCCCTGGCCACCAggaatctgctttctgtttccaCAGACTTGTCTGTTCTACACGTTTCATGTAAATAGACTCATATAtgatcttttgtgtctggcttcattTTACCTACCAAAATTTGTCAGGGTTCATCCAGGTTGTAGCATGAATCTATTTCCGTACTTTTTacaactgaataatattccattgtctggatatgCCATATTTTGTATATTCATTTGTCAGTTGATATTtggttgtttctacctttggCTATTATgggtaatgctgctgtgaacattaacctacaggtttttgtgtggacacctCACATTCTCTTGGGTGTGTACCTTGGTGTGAaatttgctggattatatggtaactctgtttaacTTTTTGGGAACTGCAAAACTGTTTGCAGCAGCCACACCATTTTACAATTCATGAGGGTTATAATTTCTCCATATTCCCACCAATGCTTGTTATAGTCCATCTTTTTGATTAcagcatcttcagttcagtcgctcagtcatgtccgactctttgtgatgccataaatcacagcacaccaggcctctccgtccatcaccagctcccggagttcactcaaactcatgtccatcgaatccgtgatgccatccagccatctcatcctctatcgtccccttctcctcctgcccccaatccctcccagcatcagagtcttttccagtgagtcagctcttcccatgaggtggccaaagtgtcagTGGGTATGGAGTAGTagctcatggttttgatttgtattttcctaatgactagtcaggctgagcatcttttcatgtgttttttggccatttgtatatcttccttggataatgtctgttcagatcctttgtcttttttttttttccatttcatttgtttttttcttcctttgcccattttaaaattggtatttaactttaaaattgttttcttattgagtgtaagagttatttatatattctgaatactagTTCCTTATTAGATACAGTCTTTAcagatattttctgccattctgtgggttgtattTTGACTTTGGTGGTGTCTTTCAaagcacaaaatttaaaaattttgataaagtccagtTTATCTATTTTCCCTTTTGCTGCTTGTGCTTtcggtgtcatatctaagaaggcATTGCTAAATTCAACGTTATGAAGATTTCtaccttatgttttcttctaagagtttataTTTTCAACTCTTGTATTTAaatctttactccattttgagttaatttttgtatgtgatgTGAAATAAGGGTCTCAAGTTCATTTTTTcacatgtggatatccagttataCTAGCATGAAGTCAATTTTAATAGTACATTGCTGTCATTAAAATTATCCCCTGAATATCCTGACTTATAacattaaaatacttattttatgaaTGATGCAATATAAAGAAAATAGCTCTGTGTCATAATTACTAAATAATGTAACCAGTGAGGGAAGTTTaacatttctttgaaatttttttgtctttagtCTCTTTTAGTGGGATGTATTCTATCCAGATATTCTGTTTTAAAGTCTCTTGAATTACTTTATTTCTCTGCTGGGCTACATTAccaatttaatattcatttacatttgtttgtttcagttttcctgtttaacagcttttattttgctttgtccTCGCAgggtgtttcttctctttttttcagtagctgcatagtattccattatgtagATCCCTGGCCTGGGCAGTGGGGTGGTTTTTAACCTTTTGTTGTTATGTGTGGTACCACAGTGAATAACCTTGTGTGCtcctgtgcatgtgtgtctgtaaaTTAGATTCCTGGAAGGAGGACGAACCTTCTCTAGCTTAATTAGGTGTTGCCATATTTGTCGCCATACAGACTATATTGTTGTCTCCTCCCACTAGCAATGTGCAAGAGGGGCTTTTCCCCAGAGTATGTTGTCAGACTTTGGGATTTTTTGCCAGTCTGGTAGGTGAAAAATGGTATCTCTATGTagttaccatttttattttattagtgggtatgaacatcttttcctgtgtttagcatcatatatgtttatttttgcgtATTGTTTGTCTGTTGCCACTTTTCCCCGTCAGCTTGGTCTTTTGTCTCTCCCTGTTTCTAGTTAACATATAGCTCTTTGTGATGTGGTTTTAAATACTTTTTCCCTGTTTGTCGTTTGTCTTTGTTTATAGTGTTGTGCCATACagaagttttaaacttttttatgtagtctaatttatcaattttttcttacATGGCTTCTGGATTTTGAGTCATAGTTAAAAAGGCCTTCCCCACTTCAAGGTAATAAAGGGATTtcacccatgttttcttctagttctcgAGTGTTTTGTTGTTAACGTTTAATCTTGACCCATTTGGAGTTTATCTTATTGTACAGTTATTTAAGCCTCTTGGTGCCTCTTGACCAATTACTTTTCAGATGAGTTTTATAATTCTGTTGATTATGAACAAGAGCTTCCATTTCTTACTGTCACTAGTGTTTAATTATAATTGTATACTAACAAGAATATTGCCAAGCATTCTGCTCTCTGCttggtgtcctcatctgtaaaatgggaatatctgCTCTTactgtttttaaacaaaatttttaaatggtagaATTGAAAGGAGCAAAGAACAGAAATACTACGTAAGGGATCATGTTTATTTTATAGTGCCTTACACATGGTATGATAATTGTCCACACAGTACTCAGTTGATAACAAGCAAAGTGCCCAtatactgaaatttatttttttggcagcttttcttctctcttagaACTTTGTTAATTACTGATCGTGTTGTCTGTTTGCTCAGTTCGTGGAGGACTACGAACCTACCAAGGCTGACAGTTACAGGAAGAAAGTGGTCCTCGATGGGGAAGAAGTGCAGATAGACATCCTGGACACGGCAGGACAGGAGGACTATGCGGCCATCCGTGACAACTACTTCCGGAGTGGGGAGGGTTTCCTGCTCGTGTTCTCCATCACTGAGCACGAGTCATTCACAGCAACTGCCGAGTTCAGGTGCGTTTGACGAGAAATCGCCTCCAGCAAGCCCTGTGCCCTCGGTCGTGTCTCAGCCTTggaaggagtttggggttaaGCATACACCTCTGGGGTTGAGCCTTCTTATCAGGAAGAAATCTGTCTAAAGAACTTTCTGGGGCTTTATGGATCTTGGCACATTATAGCTCATCGTTTGTTATATGCTCTTTGGGCTTCCTCGGTTTataatttccaaatataaatgATCTTAATGAAGGATCTGTTGTCCCTAAAGAGGACAAAGCCATTCCATACAGTCAGGaacctgttgtttttgttttcatgtaaATCCTGAGAGGCAGGGGTTGGTAAGAGTTAACGATCTTTACCTCTTTTCATAATTTTGCTAAAAAGTGAACAGTTCTGCTCTACTTTGAGGTTTCTGAGACCTCCGATGTCAGGAGATGGACGCCAGGTCCCAGTGCTGCTCCCAGGGGACACGTGACCCACGGAGCGGGAAGCGCCGGCTTCCGGTCACACACAGCCAGGTCCCAGTGCTGCTCCCAGGGGGCACGTGACCCATGGAGCTGGAAGCACTGGCCGTAGGTCACACACAGCCAGGTCCCAGTGCTGCTCCTAGGGGACACGTAACCCATGGAGCGGGAAGCGCCGGCCGTAGGTCACACAGAGCCAGGTCCCAGTGCTGTTCCCAGGGGACATGTAACCCATGGAGCAGGAAGCCTGGCTTCCGGTCACACACAGCCAGGTCTGAGTGCTGCTCCTAGGGGACACGTGACCCATGGAGCGGGAAGCGCTGGCTTCCGGTCACACACAGCCAGGTCTGAGTCCCTGCCCTGTCACAGTCTTGTGACTCAGGGCAAGTGTACTTAGTGTTCTGTTTCTTGTCCTGAAAATCTCTTACTGATGAAATGGAATGCTGTGTTAGGCTATATTTCCCAAGTGGAACCATCACTGTGTGGTGGCCCGTATCTTCTCACCATATGGGTACGTGGTGAGTGTTCACTGCCATCACTTATTTGAAATCGTGAAATTCATTGCTATAAAGAAATAGTGAGTGTGCGGGCTCAGTGCTCCAGGGATTCTAGCAGGTAAGATCTCTCTCTGCCCCATCCCCTTGCCATCTTTTACACAGCTGTGGTTTTTCATCCCCCTCCTTGGAAGCAGACCTCTCCAGATGACTGTTCATATTTTTGGTTGCTAGGCATGGCTTGCAggatatcttagttccctggccagggactgaacccacagtcACTTGGCAATGAGagggccaagtcctaaccactggatggccaggggaTTCTCAGATGAATTTTTATTCTAAGAACCAAATctagaaggggaaaagaaaataggGATTTGTTTTTTCACTCTTTAGCAAGTTCTGGTCAGAAATGAAGGCCATCAGCCAAAGAGGAAATGGAGGAAGCCAAAAATCCCCTCAAGGTGTGGAATGAGCATCAGTGAGCTGGGAGGGAGGCCTTGGGGACCCTGGCAGAGCAAGGGGAAGGGGGGCAGGTAGAGCCTCACTTGTCATCTTCCTGGTCTCTAGTCTCCCGAGGGTGAATATCAACAGTTCTCGGCAACCAAGGTGTGCGTGTTGTGAGCACTTAAATGGCTAGGATTCCTGGGGAGAAATCCTGTTAATTTGGAGCTCTTTCTGACGTAGCCAGAGGTTTCCGAAAGTAGCCCCCATGTTCACAGCTAGGCCTGCATCGCACAGCCCTGCTGCGATGCCTCCTTGAGGCAGAGCGGGGCAGCGCATGCACCAGcttgtcccccccaccccacccccgtccTGAGTCTTTGCTTTCCCATTGGCCCCAAGACTCCCCAAGAAAGGATGTGGTGACAGTAGAGGTCACCTCCAAGAGTAACAGGGCCACCATGTCCTGTCCCCAGGTCACCACGGGTACCTCCGCCTGGGAGAAAGGCTTTGTttggaaagaagggaaaggataagtTAGTGCTTGTGGCTTGAACTCTGGGCAGTTAAAGAAAAGCCCTGGAGCTGCCCAGGTTCCCACGGTGCACAGGATGCGTGTGGGCTATCTGAGCCCTTATGGTTAAACTCAGGCCCTTCGTGCCTGTTAGCAGTTTAAAAACAGCACTTCTGCATTTATCTTCCAAATGGAAAAGCCCCAACATAAGTAAAACATTAATATACCATCTTTTCCTTGAAACTTTTCCTGGACATAATCCATAAACTAGAGAAGTAGTTTTGTTACATCAGAACTTGGTGCTTGTTTATCAATGAGATAATTAGTCACGCCTCTGTAAGCCTGATGAGCCAGAAAGCAGTTTTTATTGTTCATTGTGTAGACTGACCACATAACTTCTAAACACAGTGTGCTCCTTGACCCTGTGCAATGCAGGATGTGGCAAAACTACTTAGAGGCAATTCTCAAGcatctgcttattttttttctttttcatttttcttaaagggAAGGATATAtatattaggagtttggaatccacactactgtatataaattaaacaacaaggatctactgtatagtacaggaaactgtatttaacattttgtaataacctgtaaaggaaaagaatatgaaaaggaatatatatacagCTGAATCACTTGGTCATACAATtaaaagtaacacaacactgtaaatcaactgtgcttcaacaaaaaaaatgttatatCTGGTACTTAAATTGACTgtatggaaaaaaatttaagtattttttattattatgaaatgtcaccctatattatataaaaatcaatacaGATCTCCACAAAATGTTTTTGAAGGGGTCTTTTATAGAAGTAGACATGTTCCCCCTGGATCAAAATAATGGAagtgaaatatttactttttttaaatatgtggtttaaaaaaaatttagaaaactggTTATTTTTAGTAGCGATCAAGTCTGATGTGCTACATACAGGTAACAGTTACTTTAGAGAAGATGTTTTTGAAGAAC
Encoded proteins:
- the RALB gene encoding ras-related protein Ral-B isoform X4, which gives rise to MAANKSKSQSSLALHKVIMVGSGGVGKSALTLQFMYDEFVEDYEPTKADSYRKKVVLDGEEVQIDILDTAGQEDYAAIRDNYFRSGEGFLLVFSITEHESFTATAEFREQILRVKAEEDKIPLLVVGNKSDLEERRQVLVEEARAKAEEWGVQYVETSAKTRANVDKCILSSSEVRDELKLF
- the RALB gene encoding ras-related protein Ral-B isoform X3 translates to MAANKSKSQSSLALHKVIMVGSGGVGKSALTLQFMYDEFVEDYEPTKADSYRKKVVLDGEEVQIDILDTAGQEDYAAIRDNYFRSGEGFLLVFSITEHESFTATAEFREQILRVKAEEDKIPLLVVGNKSDLEERRQVLVEEARAKAEEWGVQYVETSAKTRANVDKVFFDLMREIRTKKTSENKDKNGKKSSKNKKSFKERCCLL